A region from the Salicibibacter cibarius genome encodes:
- the cdaA gene encoding diadenylate cyclase CdaA: MFGEEFITWLTRIVDILLVAFVVYKLITIVRGTRAVQLIKGITVILAAWFFSSLFALQTMQFLMNLVVTYGVLAIIIIFQPEMRRALEQLGRGRLFGRGPTPEEKNSVNTIEALSKSLQYMAKRRIGALITIENETGMDDYIETGTPIKAQISTELLINIFIPNAPLHDGAVIIQNNELSAAACYLPLSENPFISKELGTRHRAAIGVSEVTDALTIIVSEETGDISVTKNSEIHRGIDDERLRKMLENQLLKNVKTQSRWQWGGRKNG, translated from the coding sequence ATGTTTGGCGAGGAGTTCATCACGTGGCTAACAAGAATTGTGGATATTTTGTTAGTGGCGTTTGTCGTATATAAATTGATAACGATTGTGCGCGGGACGAGGGCCGTGCAATTGATTAAAGGGATTACAGTTATTTTGGCTGCCTGGTTTTTTAGCAGCTTATTTGCCTTGCAGACGATGCAGTTTCTTATGAACCTCGTCGTTACATATGGCGTTTTAGCTATTATCATTATTTTTCAACCGGAGATGAGGCGCGCGCTTGAGCAGTTGGGGCGAGGCCGACTGTTCGGCAGAGGGCCGACACCTGAGGAAAAAAACTCCGTAAACACGATTGAAGCGTTGTCGAAATCGCTTCAGTATATGGCCAAAAGAAGAATCGGCGCGCTAATTACCATAGAAAATGAAACGGGGATGGATGATTATATCGAAACGGGAACACCGATAAAAGCGCAAATTTCTACCGAATTGCTCATTAATATTTTCATTCCAAATGCGCCGCTTCATGACGGGGCCGTTATTATCCAAAACAATGAGCTAAGTGCTGCCGCTTGTTATTTGCCGCTTTCGGAAAATCCGTTTATCTCCAAAGAATTGGGCACACGCCATCGTGCAGCCATCGGAGTAAGCGAAGTGACAGATGCGCTTACCATTATCGTATCCGAAGAGACAGGAGATATATCGGTGACGAAAAATAGTGAAATCCATCGTGGGATTGATGATGAGCGGCTTCGCAAGATGCTGGAAAACCAGTTATTAAAGAATGTGAAAACACAATCCCGTTGGCAGTGGGGAGGGCGTAAAAATGGATAA